TCGGGATATATATACTTATAGACAGCTAAGGCGACAACGAGTTTGTGGGTTGAAGCTGTGGCAAAGATTTCGTCCGCATTGAAACTAATGATCTGGCCTGTTTTGAGATTTTTTGCATAAAGGCCCGCTTTACCAGAGAATTTTTTGGCGTAGTCAATGACTTCCTTTGAATCAGAAGCAGGCGGTAAAGCTGCCTGAGGTGAAGGAGCTTGTTGCTGTTCAGGGGCAGGAACAGGTTGCTTTTTTACTGGGCCTTGCATGCATGCTGTTAAAGTGAACAGCATGATGAAACAGATGAATAGTGATCTTATCAGCGTATATCACTCCTTATCAAGGTGGGATTGATCTTTAGCTAGTTTTACCGCAGTCAGATTACTTTATCCGAATCGTAACTTGCGCAAACCTGGGAAAAATATATACCCATAGAACTAACATACTGTTGTGTCTCTCTTCATATGGTGTAATGTCTGTTATTTTGGACAAAAGAAGGGAGCGCCAGTGAAAAAGTATGTTTTTGTTTCGATGGCTTTGATTGTATTGCTACTGGTAAAGCCGACAAACGTCCAGGCAAATTGCGGAGCAGCAATTATCATTAATCTTCCCAGCAGAACGCTGGAGTACTATGTAAACGATGTGCTCACCAGGGAATATTCCATTGCAATTGGCAAAGTATCAACACCGTCACCGTTAGGCATGTACACCATTACCGATAAAATGATCAATCCCGCCTGGTATCCGCCGGGAAAGAAATATTTTGTACCGTCAGGCCCCAGCAATCCATTGGGGTATCGATGGATGGGGTTTTTGCCTACCTATGGGATTCATGGTACCAATGCTCCCTGGTCAATCGGTCAAGTGGTATCAAACGGCTGTATCCGGCTTCAAGAAGAATCTGTGGAGGAGCTTTATGAGCTGGTACCTGAGGGCACGCCTGTAGAGATTACTTATCAGCGATTTAAGTTAAAGATTGACGGTACAGGAGTTGCTTCAATCGGCATCTATCCAGATGTTTACGGGTACAAATCCGTAACGCTGGTCGAAATTAAACGCCAGCTTCAAGAATACGGCTTGGAAGGTTTGGCAGATGACAGCTGGCTGCAGCAGCTCATACTTGATATTCCTGATCGACAGGTGCCTTTTGCCCAGGTCCACAAAATTAAGGTAAATGGCAATCTTATCAATCAATATGTGATTTCGATCAATGATCAACTGTATGCGCCGGCAGTCGCCGTTGCCAATAATCTGCAAACAAAAGTCTTATGGGATAGCCAGAGGCATACCCTTGCTGGCAAGTTTCAAGCTGTGAATGGCATCGTGAAAGGGCAGACTGTCTATGTAGCAGTGGAACAGCTGCCGGTATTATTTGGTGGACGGCAGGAGTGGCGAAACAATGAGAACTGCCTGTATCTCCAGGTACCCATTCTTAAAATTGCCGGCAAGACGATCAGCAATGATGTGCAGATTGTGAATGATAAGCCTTTAGTTCCCATATTGGCAGTAGCCAAAGCCTTGGATCAGAAACTGGATTGGGATGCCGGAAATGGTGTGGTGCGTAATTCCATTCGGAAGCTGCCGGTTCAGTTATTAGCAGGTGAGCCTTATATCGATGCAGGCCGGCTTGCCGAATATTTTCCGGTCAGTGCGGTCTGGAATGAACACGAACAGACCGTTGACTTGCAAGAGCCTGTTTATCCGATGGATTACTCGATGTATTTGGATCAAATGGGGGAATTTTTTTAATTGCAGGTCGGTGATAATTTCATAATGACTATGGTATAATATGGAGGACTATATAGAAACGAGGGATTAATAGCATGAAAAAGGCAATTATTGAAATGGATCATGGTACCGTTACTGTTGAACTGTTCGAAAAAGAAGCTCCAAAAACCGTAGCTAATTTTGAAAAACTCATCAACGAAGGTTTTTATAATGGGTTGAATTTTCATCGCGTCATTCCAGGATTTGTAGCCCAGGGCGGATGCCCGCAAGGCTCTGGTGCAGGTGGTCCTGGCTATACCATTCCGTGTGAAACCAAAGGCAATCCTCGCGTCCATGAACGGGGCGCGTTATCGATGGCACACCGCGGCCCTAACACTGGCGGCAGCCAATTTTTCATTGTGTACGAACCACAGCCTCATTTAGATGGCGTTCACACTGTATTTGGCAAGGTTATTGACGGCATGGATGTTGTTGATAAAATTAAGCCTGGTGACAAGATGAACAAGGTGACAATTGTAGAAGAGTAAGAGTATAATGGGGGATGGGGGACACCGAACGGGTGAAATCCATCCCCATTGTGTTACCAAGGGAGCTTATAATATGGAGAATTTAAGTTTTGACATGCTGGCCTTCCTAATGGGAGCTGGCTTTGTTGCGTGCTTTATTGATTCGGTAGTGGGCGGCGGCGGACTGATATCGGTGCCAGCCTTAATGTTGACTGGTCTACCGCCAGTTACTGTTTTAGGTACGAACAAAATGGCATCCGTTATGGGCAGTTTTACCAGCGTGCTATCTTTTATGAAGTCAGGGAAAGTAGATTGCAAGCTGATTAAGTTTTTATTTCCTTTATCACTGATCGGCTCGGCTTTAGGTGTTTATACCGTTCAGTTTATCCCACCGCATTTTCTTAAACCTTTAGTCATCATTCTCTTGGTATTGGTTACTATTTATAGTTTGCTGCGTAAAAATTGGGGTGAAACTTCGACCTATACAGGGATGACGGACAAAACAGCCTGGCTGAGCGGTATTATAGCATTTGTACTTGGGTTTTATGATGGCTTTTTTGGTCCTGGCACAGGTTCATTTTTGTTATTTGGCTTTTTGCTAATCGGGTTTGATTTTGTTACCGCCTCCGGGAATGCCCGGGCACTTAATTTCGGCAGTAATATTGCCGCTGTAATCGTCTTTGGAACCATTGGATCTATTAATTACTATTATGCCATCCCAATGGGGCTGGCCATGATTATCGGTGCGTTAGCAGGAACGAGAATGGCCATTACTAAGGGGGCAGCTTACGTGCGGCCGCTGTTTATTTCGGTTTCCACCTTGCTGATTGGCAAGCAATTGTGGGATATCATGCATCACTGATCAATGGTTTCGACGACCACGATGAAAAAGACCGTTACCTTCCGGCAAAGTCTTGAATAGACTAGGCTAGAGGCTAATGGTCTTTTTGTTTTTCCAATATGTGACAATGTTTTTGCTAATATTTTGCCTGGATGGGCTAAATCGAACCCTTGATTAATACATTATATTGAGCAATAGATATTAGCGCCTCTTTACCGAAAAATAATTACGGCGGTATTTTCGCCATAGGTGTCACCACAAATCTAAGAGGAGAGTGATTAAATGGCTGATTTTGATTTTGCAGCACTGATCCAAAAAGACCGGGAAGAACGCAAGAAGGAGCGTTTTTCCGGAACATTTTTAGATTATTTGAGCATTCTTAAAGAAAACCCGCGACAAGAGGCGATGCTGGCTCATGCCAGGATGTTTGAACTTCTGACTCAACCAGGTGTTGATGTAATCAAAACAGAAGAACATCCAAGGCTGAAGAAGATATATGGCAATGCCACCGTTAAGCGTTACAAATTTTTCAAAAATGATTTTTTCGGTATTGATCTAAGTATTATGAAGATTATGCGCTATTTTCACTCGGCAGCGATGCAAGGTGAAGAAGCCCGCCAGGTTCTTTACTTGGTTGGTCCGGTTGGTGCCGGGAAATCATCACTCATGGAGGCATTGAAGAAAGCACTCGAAACCAGTCCTCCTATTTATGTCATTAAAGACTGCCCTATGCGCGAAACCCCCCTTCATCTCATTCCTAAGCATCTACGGCCTAAATTTGAAGAAATGCTGGGAATAAAAATCGAAGGGGATTTGTGTCCTGTCTGCCGTTATCGACTGGTGAATGATTATCAAGGTGAGTATGAAAAAATGCAAATCACTACTTCGGAGTTTTCCATCCGTTCGCGCAAAGGTGTTGGCGTTGTTCCTCCGGTTGACCCCAATAACCAGGACACCTCGGTGCTTACCGGTTCGGTGGATATTTCAAAACTCGATCTCTATCCAGAAGATGACCCGCGGGTACTCGCACTGAATGGTGCATTCAATGTCGGCAATCGCGGTATTGTGGAGTTCATTGAGGTATTTAAAAACGAAGTTGAGTATTTACATACCATGATCACGGCGACTCAGGAAAAATCCATTCCTTCGCCAGGCAAGGGATCTATGATTTATTTTGATGGGATTATTCTGGCTCATTCCAATGAAGCAGAATGGAATAAATTTAAATCCGATCATACCAATGAGGCTATTTTGGACCGTATTGTTAAAGTTGAAGTGCCTTATTGCCTGGAATTAGACGAAGAAGTAAAGATTTATCGAAAAATGCTGCGCAATAGCAGCTTTAATGCTCATATTGCCCCCCATACCATTGAAGTGGCATCCATGTTTGCCATCTTAACCCGGCTTTCTCCATCCAATAAAGTAGATGCTCTGACCAAATTGAAAATTTATAATGGGGAAGAAATTGTTGAAAAAGGTTCCACTAAAAAAGTGGATGTCTTTGAACTGAGAGAAGAAGCCAATCGTGAAGGTATGAGCGGCATTTCGACCCGCTTTATTATGAAAGTGCTGGATACTGCTTTGTCAGAATCGGAAAATAGCTGCATCAATCCGATCGCCGTTGTGGATACCCTCATCCGCTCAACAAAAGAACTGGCTATCGGCGATGATGAAAAGAAACGCTATTTGGCATTTTTACAAGATACCTTGAAAAAAGAGTATAACAGGATTATCGAAAAAGAAGTAACCAGAGCCTTTATTCATGGCTATAAGGAGCAGGCAGAGAGCTTATTTAATAATTATCTCGATCATGCTGAAGCCTTTGTTAATTCTACAAAGTTAAAAGACAACAATACGGGTGAAGAATTAGAGCCCGATATTAAATTTTTGCAGTCTATTGAGGAACAAATCGGCATTACCGGCACATCAGCATTAGGTTTCCGTCAGGATGTCACCTCCTATATGTTTTCTGTTTTGCGCAATGGCAGCAAAATTGCCTATGAGAGCTATGAACCGCTCAAAGAAGCTATTGAGAAAAAACTAATGGCATCGGTCAAGGAATTATCCCGGATTGTTACCAAAGCCAGAGTCCGTGATAAAGAGCAAGACAGTAAATACAATGCAATGGTAGAGGAAATGAAACGCAACGGCTATTGTGATCATTGCTGCAATGTCATCTTGAAATACGCAGCTAACAACTTGTGGAAAGACTAGCCGGAGGGGAGCAGTCATGGCAATCTTTAAAGACGGCAGCACCGATCACTCCGACCGTTCTCAATATGATCGAAAACGGCACCGGCAGCTTATGGAAAACGCCATTAAACGCAATTTGGGCGATATTATCGCTGAAGAAAGTATCATTGGGCAGAGTAAAAATAAAAAAATAAAAATCCCGGTTAAGGGGATCAAAGAATATCAGTTCATTTATGGCAAAAACAGTGGCGGTACAGCAGCCGGTACCGGTAAAGAGAAAAAAGGGCAAGTTGTAGGAAAGGTGAATGATCAGCAGCAGGCTGGCCAAGGCCAGCCTGGTACTGATCCAGGCGAGGAAATCTATGAGACAGAAGTGACCATGGACGAAATCGTCGGCTATTTATTTGATGAACTCAAATTGCCTGAGATGGACCGGAAAAAGTATGGGCTGGTTGAGACTCAGACTGAATATAAACGACTGGGATATCAGCGTAAGGGAATACCGCCGCGTTTAGCAAAAAAACGGACAGTCGTAGAAAAATTAAAGCGTGAGCAAGGCATCAAACGCAGCCAGGAAGAAGCTGGGCTGGAGGTTCCTGAGCGCATCCCGTTTCGCGAAGATGATTTGAGGTACCATCGGGTCAGAGAAGAAATTCAGCATCGCGCCAATGCGGTCATTATTTGCATCATGGATACTTCGGGTTCGATGG
This portion of the Sporomusaceae bacterium FL31 genome encodes:
- a CDS encoding L,D-transpeptidase — translated: MKKYVFVSMALIVLLLVKPTNVQANCGAAIIINLPSRTLEYYVNDVLTREYSIAIGKVSTPSPLGMYTITDKMINPAWYPPGKKYFVPSGPSNPLGYRWMGFLPTYGIHGTNAPWSIGQVVSNGCIRLQEESVEELYELVPEGTPVEITYQRFKLKIDGTGVASIGIYPDVYGYKSVTLVEIKRQLQEYGLEGLADDSWLQQLILDIPDRQVPFAQVHKIKVNGNLINQYVISINDQLYAPAVAVANNLQTKVLWDSQRHTLAGKFQAVNGIVKGQTVYVAVEQLPVLFGGRQEWRNNENCLYLQVPILKIAGKTISNDVQIVNDKPLVPILAVAKALDQKLDWDAGNGVVRNSIRKLPVQLLAGEPYIDAGRLAEYFPVSAVWNEHEQTVDLQEPVYPMDYSMYLDQMGEFF
- the ppiB gene encoding peptidyl-prolyl cis-trans isomerase B, which produces MKKAIIEMDHGTVTVELFEKEAPKTVANFEKLINEGFYNGLNFHRVIPGFVAQGGCPQGSGAGGPGYTIPCETKGNPRVHERGALSMAHRGPNTGGSQFFIVYEPQPHLDGVHTVFGKVIDGMDVVDKIKPGDKMNKVTIVEE
- a CDS encoding UPF0721 transmembrane protein, producing the protein MGDGGHRTGEIHPHCVTKGAYNMENLSFDMLAFLMGAGFVACFIDSVVGGGGLISVPALMLTGLPPVTVLGTNKMASVMGSFTSVLSFMKSGKVDCKLIKFLFPLSLIGSALGVYTVQFIPPHFLKPLVIILLVLVTIYSLLRKNWGETSTYTGMTDKTAWLSGIIAFVLGFYDGFFGPGTGSFLLFGFLLIGFDFVTASGNARALNFGSNIAAVIVFGTIGSINYYYAIPMGLAMIIGALAGTRMAITKGAAYVRPLFISVSTLLIGKQLWDIMHH
- the prkA_2 gene encoding serine protein kinase, with the protein product MADFDFAALIQKDREERKKERFSGTFLDYLSILKENPRQEAMLAHARMFELLTQPGVDVIKTEEHPRLKKIYGNATVKRYKFFKNDFFGIDLSIMKIMRYFHSAAMQGEEARQVLYLVGPVGAGKSSLMEALKKALETSPPIYVIKDCPMRETPLHLIPKHLRPKFEEMLGIKIEGDLCPVCRYRLVNDYQGEYEKMQITTSEFSIRSRKGVGVVPPVDPNNQDTSVLTGSVDISKLDLYPEDDPRVLALNGAFNVGNRGIVEFIEVFKNEVEYLHTMITATQEKSIPSPGKGSMIYFDGIILAHSNEAEWNKFKSDHTNEAILDRIVKVEVPYCLELDEEVKIYRKMLRNSSFNAHIAPHTIEVASMFAILTRLSPSNKVDALTKLKIYNGEEIVEKGSTKKVDVFELREEANREGMSGISTRFIMKVLDTALSESENSCINPIAVVDTLIRSTKELAIGDDEKKRYLAFLQDTLKKEYNRIIEKEVTRAFIHGYKEQAESLFNNYLDHAEAFVNSTKLKDNNTGEELEPDIKFLQSIEEQIGITGTSALGFRQDVTSYMFSVLRNGSKIAYESYEPLKEAIEKKLMASVKELSRIVTKARVRDKEQDSKYNAMVEEMKRNGYCDHCCNVILKYAANNLWKD
- a CDS encoding UPF0229 protein: MAIFKDGSTDHSDRSQYDRKRHRQLMENAIKRNLGDIIAEESIIGQSKNKKIKIPVKGIKEYQFIYGKNSGGTAAGTGKEKKGQVVGKVNDQQQAGQGQPGTDPGEEIYETEVTMDEIVGYLFDELKLPEMDRKKYGLVETQTEYKRLGYQRKGIPPRLAKKRTVVEKLKREQGIKRSQEEAGLEVPERIPFREDDLRYHRVREEIQHRANAVIICIMDTSGSMDQTKKYLARSFYFLLYQFVRWKYQHVEVVFIAHTTEAKEVTEWEFFHRGEAGGTVISSGYAKALEIIEQRYAPEVWNIYAFHCSDGDNWGDDNAKAIALARQLCEVCILFGYGEIAFSHGWNVTIRRDFERDLKLDNFVIALMNKQEDIWPAFKKILDKQSDAGSDGR